The nucleotide sequence TTTCTTGCAAGGCAGCCACTCGTTGAGCAATGTTAGCACTGGCAAAACGCCGCTTGACGCCTGCGATTCCTCCCAAAACCGCTGCGCTGACAGGGGTGGGAGTTTGACTGCCTAAGACGACATCATAAGCTTTGGGCTGGTGGTGTGGCATTGTACTGGGGGAATTGTAGTACTATTTGTAGTATAAATGAAAAGTACGATCGATCGTTTCGCCTTTCCCTACTCCCCTTACCAAAATCATTAAAGTAAAAGTGCTTGAGTGAAGTATTGCTTAAACCTTCCACATCTTAATTATGCCGTTCCTATCCCCGCTCACCACTGTTTTCCCATTTGGGCTGATATTCACCGATTCAATTACATTAGAATAATGGCTGGAAGTTTTACCGAGAGTGCCGATCTCTTCTCCTGTTTGCAAATCCCACAATTTAACCGTGCCATCCCAACTGCCGCTAATGATTATTTTGCCATCCAAACTGAGAGCCAAAGAAGTGATCCAGTTTTTATGCCCGTTCAGAGAATGTCGTTCTTCTCCTGTTTGCCAATTCCATATTTTAACGGTTTTGTCGTAACTACCGCTCACCAAACTTTGTCCGTCGGGCGTAAAAGCAAGCGCAGTCACTTCTCCACCCGGGTAAGGTTGCAAAGTGCGGATTTCTTCTCCCGTTTCCAAATGCCAAAGTTTAATCGTGCGATCGTGGAAACTCCCGCCAGTAGCCAATATTTTTCCATCTGGGCTGAGGGCGATCTTAGTAATATAATTATGATGTCCCTTTAAGTTAAAAGCACGAATTTTTTCTTGTTTATTTAAGTTCCAAATAGTAATTTTTTTACCCTGAGTGCCACTGACTAAAGTTTCTTTATTTCCACTGATGGCAACTGAAACGATCCGCTCTGGATGATTTCGATGGGTGGCGATTTCGGGAATTTTATCTGGGTTTTCAATTAATCTGAAAATTTCTTCGCCACTTTGCCAATTCCAAATGGAAATCGTGCGATCGTAACTAGCGCTAATTAAAGTTTTTTCATCTAAATTAGAGATTAACGAACAAACCCAAGTGCAATGACTTTTCAGAGTATGAATTTCTTGTCCTTGCTGTAAATCGTAAACTATAATATTACCCAATTCGCCAGCGCTAAATAAATATTTGCCATCTTGACTAAAAGCAATCGCAGTTACATAACCTGAATGTGCATAGAGGAGATTTAAAGATATTGTCCGATAAGTCCATAATGCTTTGATCGCCCCCGGTAATTGAGTATTCTCTAACAGGACTCGACAAGCGGCTTTGCGTATTTCTTCAGATTCGTCCTTCAGACATTCGATCGCTAATTCTAAACCAGCTTGACCGTATTTCCCCGTTTCTGAAACCGCGATCGCTCTTTGCTGAATTAAAGGACTTGCCAAGCGTCTCTTCACACCTGCCAAACCTCCTAACACCACTGCATCTGAACGCATCGCTACTTGAGAACCAAGCACCGCATCATATTCTCTAGGTAAATTAAAATTATCTGTCATCATACTTTTACTACTCAACTGCTACTAGTTTTACGAACTCCTGTAATTTTGCGCCTGTTCCCTCAGATAGTTACCCAATCAGTCGATTTTAAATTGAGTGGCATATTCTTCCCATACCCATCTTTAACGCGGAAGTGGGAAATGTCAGACCCAGATGCAACGGAATTACTTCCGGGAATTTACTTACTTTATAGTAGAACCAGGTAATATATATTGGGTATTTACGCTGAGTTTTTTTTCTTTTAAGTATCGATCGCTAGTTACGAGTGTTTAGCCAACAACCCATAATGGGAATTTTTTTACCGTCTATATTTAAATCTTCCCTAGTTTTTTACATTTTGTTTATAAAATAAAAGATCGGTAACAAGTAATCACTTTATTAATAACAGCAATACATAAATGGAATCTAACTGGGGAGCGATTTACAAAATCTAGTAAATTGGCAAAATAGCTCTAGTCGATTTGGGAAAAAATTTGGTGCTAGCATAAATATTTAGTTAGATCAAACTGGAAAATAAAATTATTTGGATTTTTTATGAAAAATTACCAGCGAAAATTGTGGCTTTACACCTTCCTATCCCAATTTCCCCGTCCAAAAAGCTACCAGGGCAAAATCATGGCCGTAGCATTTTTGGGAACCCACGTACCGCTTTTAACACTTTTGGTTTATTTTTTAGTCATCAATTCATTTTCTTTAAATGCGACTCTGCGGATTTTAGGAATCGCATTAATAGCTACTTTAATCGGTACTGGCATCACGCTATATGCCTTGCACAAATTGCTAACACCGATCGTCCTTACCTATTTAGCGCAAAGAGCATATATTAATGAGAAAAAACTACCAAATTTGCCGACAAAATATACTGATGAAGTAGGAATTTTGATGGCCGATACGGTACAAACTATTACAAAACTCGATGAAGTTATCGATCATCTGACTAACTACGATGCCATAACCAGTCTTCCCAATCGCGTTTTGTTTGCTGAACGTCTCCAGCAAGCATTATTGCGAACGCAGGAAAAAAATCGCTTGTTAGCGGTGATGGCTTTGAAGTTAAATAACTTCCGGGAAATCAACAATGGCATGGGTAATAGCGCTAGCAATCAGTTAGTCAGAGTAGTGGCACAAAGATTGAGCGGTAGTATATCCTCTCTCGATCTGCTTTGTCGGATTAGCAGTGATGAATTTGCGATCGCACTTACCGAATTAACAGCATCAGAAGATGTCGTAAGTTTGTGCGAATTACTTTTGGAAAGACTCGCCTTACCCATTAACTTGAACGGTAATCAAATTACTCCTCTCGCTAGTATTGGCATCGCTATTTATCCCTTTGATGGAGATAGCCCAGAACAGTTGTTGCGAAGCGCTCACACCGCCGTCGATGAAGCCGATCGAACAATAGCAAATAACTATCAGTTTTACTCGGCTAACATGAATTCACAATTGCAAGAACGATTAGCATTAGAAAGCCATTTGCGTCATGCTTTACAGCGCAACGAACTGCAACTTCACTATCAGCCACGAGTGGACATCCATAACAACACTATCGTGAGCGTCGAAGCACTATTGCGTTGGCAAAATCGCAAACTCGGATTCGTTTCTCCCGTCAAATTCATCCCCATCGCAGAAGCCAATGGTTTAATTATCCCCATTGGTGAATGGGTATTACGCACCGCTTGTACTCAAAACAAACTTTGGCAAGAAGCAGGATTAGAACCGATTCGAGTTGCAGTAAATTTATCAGCCCGTCAGTTAGCACAACCAAACTTAGTTCAACTCGTCTCCTCTATTTTAGAAGAAACCCAACTTAATCCCGCTTATTTAGAACTGGAAGTAACCGAAAGTTTGATGATGGATAATGTAGAAAAATCCATGAGCGTGCTGCAACAATTGCATGAATTGGGTATACAATTAGCACTCGATGATTTTGGCACCGGTTATTCATCTTTAAACTATTTGAGGCGTTTTCCCATCGATACTTTAAAAATCGATCGCTCTTTCGTGCGCGAGATCGTTTCTAATTCCCACGATGCAGCCGTTACCAATACAATTATCACTTTAGCAAAAAGCCTGGACTTAAATATCACCGCTGAAGGTGTAGAAACCAAAGAACAATACGAATATATCAAAGCCCAAGGATGTCATGAAATCCAAGGTTACTATTTCAGCCCGCCGATTACCAGCCTTGCGATGACCGCCTTATTAAAGAAAAGCCAAAGATGGGCTTATGCTGGAGATCTCAGGAGTTTGATGTCAAGTTGAAAAATGCGATAAATTATCGATCGCGATCGGGAAAACTTTGGGGAATTAGCGGATTGAAAAGGTAGAAGTAACTCTTAAAAATCTACCCCTAAACATCCAAAACTCCGCATCCACTATTTTCTCCAGATAGCCAAAGAAGTAACTTATACTTCTAGGCTGCGATCGATCATTTATTGGTACGATTAGCTAGCAATAAAGGCAATCATCCCTATCAAGGCAACGAACAGGATAGCCCCTATCCCCCATAAGATATAACGCCGCTGCTGTTTTGGTGAGGGATACTCTGCCAAGGAAATATCAGGCTCAATGGCATAGTTATTATTGATGCCCTCATCGTCTACGGTATAGCCAGGAGCGAGGGGTACATCAGGCAATTTACTGCCATCACGACCTATACCTATATTAGCTTGAACCTCAGCAGGTATTAGTTCACTGCCATCACTCGGAGAATGTTTATTAACATTGAGGGTTTTCCCTTTTTGATCGGTGTAGCGCATAGGTGTATGCCCTCTTTATATATAAGTTGTCTTTCTACATTATAAGCTATTTAAACCACTATTTACTAGGAATGAAAAATTTAAGTTAACAGATGTATCTTGTCCAAAAAAATAATTACTTAAAAAAATATCAAATAAAATATATTCACCATCCCAAGGACACATATTTTTCATGTGACGCAATTTCATTTTTCAGCCTTTTGTAACGATTTAAATCTATTTAATACAACTTATACAACTTAAACATCAATCAAACACTTAGTCAAACATAACTTCTCAAAGGAAGATGTCATACTAAACGTTGTTAACAGATTGCACCCAACTAGGAAAACACATGGCTGATATTGTTGATACTGCTGTTAAAGCTGGTTCTTTCAGCACCCTGGTTACTGCAATCAAGGCTGCCGAATTAGTAGATACGCTAAAAAGTGCTGGTCCATTCACTGTCTTTGCACCCACTGATGATGCGTTTGCGAAGCTTCCAGCCGGCACCGTAGAAGCTTTGCTGAAGGATATTCCGAAGCTCAAGAAAATCTTGCTTTATCATGTCGTTTCAGGCAAGGTAATGGCATCTGATGTCGTTAAGATAAAATCAGCCAAAACAGTTGAAGGTTCAGATGTAAAAATTGACGCTTCTTCGGGTGTCAAAGTGAATGAGGCTACAGTTTCAACCCCGGATGTTGGTGCTGATAATGGTGTCATCCATATCATTGATACAGTGTTGATTCCAGCATAAAAAAAACCCATAGATAGCTAAGACTATCTATGGGGTCTTTATCGATCAAATCTGATTGGAGTTGCTATATCTAAAGGATGGATTTCTTACTAATCATCCCTTACTGAAGTTTCGCTATTGCCCCTCTTTCCACCAACAATTTACCCGTTAACAAATCTTTCACCGTCGCCAACAACATTCGCCCTTGATTCACTTCAAAAATTACTTCAACTCTATCTATTCCCACTTGTCCCGGCGGGTCGAGATGAGCGACGCAAACTTCTTGATGATGGCTTTCTAAAGAGCGAAATTCTGATTGATGTTGCAGTTGGCTACTAGTCATTCTTCCTTGAGCATCAAACGTTACTTCTGCTTGAGATGTATCTGCTATTTCCCCAATATCTAAACGAATTTCTCGCTGTCCTTCCAGTGCTACTTGCAATACTAAAGGTTCTTCTCTTCGGCAAGGATATTTGTTACCTTTTTCAAATAATGGAAAATAGGAATAAGTTTTTAGTTGTGGTTCCCAAAGACGAATTGCATAGCCATGTCGCAAATAATCTTCTACTTCTACTAGTTGGGGAAGTGTCAAAGCACCGTGGGCGATCGCTTCAAAAGGCTTGCCCACTTTTACTTTAGAACGACCGAAATATGATATGATTAATTGCTGTACTGCCGGTATTAAACAACTACCTCCTACCAGCGCCACTTGTTCGATATCCGATTTACTAATTCCTTTCCCATAACCAACTGCCATTACTTCATCTAAAGCTTCCCGCAGTTGTTCTAATAATTGTTGAGATTCCAGAATTTCTTCTAATTCGTCTCTAGTTAACTTTAATTCATGGGCGATAAAATTTTCATCATCAAACCAACTATCTTTTGCTTCTGGCGCAGTTGATAGCTGAATTTTCAGTCTTTCTGCTACTTCTAATAAATTTTGCCAGCCAATCTCTTTTACTTCTTGTTTGCTAGAATTAATTTGCCGCAAATAATTCTCGACGATCCAAACATCAATATCCACGCCACCGACGTAAGCATCGGACTTGGCGATGACTTCTGCTTTTAATACTTTTTTACCACCACTAGCGGCAACGGTACGAACTAAACTTAAGTCAAGAGTTCCGCCGCCAAAATCTACTACCAAAACCACAGCACCCGGTCTTTGCACGGCATAACCTAATGCGGCAGCAGTGGATTCATCTACTATTTGCACTTCCGGAATATGCAATTTTTCCGCTACATCGCGAAACCAGTCAAGATAGCGCTCAAATGCGCCAACTGGTACGGTAAAAACTACCCGATCCGGTTGTAAATTTTCTTTAGATAGCTGTTGCCAAATTTCTTTTATAAACGCTTCGGATACTAATTCTGCTGTATAACTATTGCCATCAATTTGACGGGGTGGCGGCTGAAAGTCGGCAGCTAAGTCACGTTTGAAAGCTTGAAAAAATCGTTGTGGTTGGGAATATCCCAGGCGTTGCGATCGCACTTGTTCCCCAAACACTAAACTATTCTCTTTCTGCACGTAAACTAAAGTTGGCACTACAAATACTTGACCGCTAGGCGTCTCAAATCCTCGCGATATACTATTAAATCTTAGAGTTTTTGGTGTCTGCGTCACCGGATCTATAGTGGAGACAACCGTGTTACTAGTTCCAAAATCAATGGCAATAATTGTCATTGGTCATTTGTCATTGGTCATTGGTTATTTGTCATTGGCATTTTCTCCCCATCCCCCCATCTCCCCATCTCCTCCTCACCCCCTAACTGGCAAAGTTCGACTAACTTTCGCCGGGGAGAGAATGCGATCGCCTTTTCGATATCCCACAAACCGAATGTAAACCAATTCACCTTCTGTAATGTCACTACTATCAGGTTGATGCAGTTGGGGATTAAAAGCTACTTCTTCCCAAGCATTACCAATTTTTTCATATCCCCAACTAGTTAAAACATTATCCAAAGGAGTAAACAGCGAAACCAAATTTTTCGCTGGTAAATCTGGTTTCGCTTCCGTCATTTTGCGGACGCTGGGATAATTAGTTAATAGCGTTTGTAACTGGGAGAAAGTAGCATTTTGAAAATCATTTTCTAACTGCTTTGATTGCTGTTGTAATTGTGCTTGCAGTCGCAGACATTCTTGCCGCAACTCTTCCATTGCCGCAGTTATATCCTTACCTTTAGCAGACTTGCTTTTGTCGGAACGCCGCAGGCTGAAAATTAGCCAAATACTAACCAACCACAAGACGCAACCAAACCAAAACAGATTCGGGTCGTTTTCCATTATCAACAACTCTACATTTCAGTATCAGACTGTTTTTGTTCGTTGATGATGGTTTCCTCATCTTCATAATATTCGGGAAATAGCTTTTGCGATTCTACTTTACCCAAAGCACTTTCAATTCCAGAAGTATTTTCCGTACAACTGGCACCAACACCATTGAGAACGGTTTCAATTATCTTGCCATCAGCGCCAATGCGATATTCAATCTTTTGATATTGGGCCATAATTCAATCGGTAGATTTAGGTTAATTAACTACTTTCTCGATTGTATGCTCGATTTGGCAATTCGTCTGTTTCCCACATCCCTGCTGGCCCACCTAAGCTGGCGAAAGCAGTTAAACCCGTTGTTGCCATCCTAATTGCCAGCACAACTCTCGGTCACCCACTTTTTCAAAGACTTTATCTATCAATCGTACTGCTTTTAACCTATAACTCTAAGTTGCGATCAAAAAATTATTCAACAATCAAACTAAGTAAGGATTAAGTCAACCGATTTTCGATTTTTCAATTTTGAGTAAATCCCTAGTAACGTAAGTTGCTAGTTATGAGTTTAAACGTTTAGACACCCCTAAATCCCCGCTTCGCTAGAAAAAAGAGGGACTTTAATAGTTAGTCCCCCCTTTTTAAGGGCAGGGCTAATTCGTTGTGATGATAGAAAATTATTTTAGATAAATCTCTCTATGGAAAAGTGGAAAAATTCGGTAAATTTCTCCCCCCTGCTCCCCTGCTCCCCTGCTCCCCTGCTCCCCAAATTTTCTTTCGGTACAATGAATTAGCCCTGCTTTTTAAGGGGGGTTAGGGGGGAGCGATTGTCACTAGCAACTTGCGTTAGTAGTATTGCAGAATAAGTATATTAATCTTTTTTAATTTATTTCGATGTCGGGAACTAAAATCAATAATGATGAATCTTATTTGAATAAAGTCGATCGAATCAGATAGTTATTGATGAAGTAAAGTGTTCGATCTCGTAACAGATTTAAGTGATGGTGCGTATAGCCTACGGCATTTAAGAAAAGGCACGAAACTTTAATTATTGGTTTAAATACTAAACTTATCCTCCGTGCCTAACACACCCTACATTTAAATCAAATTTGATATGGTTTAAATTTGGCAAAAGCCTCGGAGGAAAATGTTTGTTATTCGTCAATCAGCTTTAATTTATAGCCTAATAACCATTTTAGGATTAAGTGCTGGCGGAAAGTTAGTTGCCAATGCACACCAGCCAAAATCAACTTCTCAAGCTACTATCGATCGCGTAAAAGTAAGCCAAAACCGGGTGAAAGTATTTTTTCCTAATTATTCTAGAAATAATACAGATTTAGGTCATGTGGAACCTGTTTGGCGGACAACTCAACGCCGGGATATAGCGCGATTTGCGATCGAACAATTAATTGCTGGCCCTACTAGGAATGAAATCAAAAATGGTTTCATGAAACCGATTCAATTTAGAGGTAGTTCTAACTGTGGCGGTGATTTCAATCTTTCCCTTTCTGGGGGAGTAGCGCGGTTAAAATTCTGTCGAACTATTCCTTCTGCTGGCATCGGAGATGATGCCCGTGTTAAAAGTTCTGTTGATGCTACTTTGCAGCAATTTTCTACAGTGAATTCGGTGATTGTTTTAACTAAAGAAGGTGATTGTTATGGTGATATGAGTGGGGAAAATTTCTGTTTGCAAAGAAGATAAAAATGGAATGGAATATAGGTTAGTAGTAAGGACTTCAGTTTTCTTTAACTGCCTGAGAGCAGACTGAAGTCCTCACTACTAATGAAAGATTAAACGTAATTGTGCAGCGACATCTGCGATCGCATTTTTCCCCCCATCCAACACCGGTGCCATCCCCAAAAACCCGTGAATCATGCCATCATACTGCTTTAGCTGCACTGTCACTCCCGCCGATTGCAATTTTTCGGCGTAAAGAATTGCATCATCTCGCAGCACATCACATTCAGCCGTCATAATCATTGCTGGCGGCAAATTGGCTAAACTTTCCGCAAATAACGGCGAAGCATATGGATTTTTGCCATCTTCCGGCTTTGCTAAATAATGATGCCAAAACCAAACCATTTCTGCTTTTTTCAAACCGTAACCTTCCGCATATTCACGGTAAGACTCGGTATCAAATCCATATTGAGTAACCGGATAAATCAAAACTTGATAAATCAGTGCTGGTGTACCTCTATCCCTCGCCATTAAAGTAACTGCCGCTGCTAGATTGCCGCCTGCACTATCTCCCGCTACGGCAATTTGGTTTGCATCCCCATTAATACTACTAGCATTATTGACTACCCAAAGAGTAGCCGCATAAGCATCTTCCACTGGCGCGGGAAACTTATGTTCCGGTGCTAACCGATAATCTACCGACACCACCACGCACCCGGCATCCTTACACCAAGAACGACAACAACTATCTACCGCATCCAAATCCCCCAAAACCCAACCGCCCCCATGAAAGAAAACTAGCACGGGGAAAGGCGCTACACCTTCCGGCAGGTAAATGCGAATGGGAATTTCTCCCCCTTGGCTGGGGATAGTGCGATTTTCCACGCTCCCAATCTTGGGTCGTTTGAGCGGTTTACCCCGAAACTTAGCGAACTGTTCTCGTGCTTGTACCGGGTTAAGAGTATCGACCGATGGCCATTCTAGCTGGGCTATTTGCTCTAACAAGACCTGAACTTGTGGATCGAGAGGCATGAGGATTTATTAAATTATCATTCACCAATTAATATTAACAATTACTATACATACTTAAAATAAATGTAATTTTTTAGTAAAAATACTTTGGCTAGTGGAGACTTTTAATACAACCTTTCTACTGGCTAAAGCAGGTTTCTGAAAAATCACGTGTTTACAGACAAATTGTAAAGTTTTTTACTGTTTTATATTTAACTAGCACATCCATCCCAGAAATAATGCTATTGTGAATACACAATTGAATTCTGTGGGTATCTTAAAACTGGAGATGTTCGCGGAACCTAGACTTCTCCAGTTTTATTTTATAAACAAAACTATAGGTCTAATAGATTTGCGAGCAGCGGGAAAAATTATCTATCCTCAAGCAGCAGGAAAAATTTCTAATTAATTCTAGCCCCTAGCTAGCATCTCTCTGTTCTTGAATTTCCCAACGAAATAGTCTGGGTAACTGAGTGACATCTAAGGCGTAGTTAGCAGTCCATAAAATAATTTCTAAAATTAATAAATAGCGTATCCAAATTAGTTCGCTCGTCGGATTTAAAATCTGCAATCCTTCATACAGTTGCCAGATCCGATAAGGCAAATATAAATAAGGAACCATTACCCATACAACTGATTGAAATTTTCTCAATGTTACAATTTCAGATATTATTTGCAATGCCAGCATGATAAAGTACCAAATCAACACGGTTAACACGCTGGAATAACCCCACAAAACTCCCCACAGCACCATTGCTACAAAGGGAAGCAAAATTCCTAATATCTGTATCGTACCGAACCAAATTTTAAACCATCCTGGTAGTGGTTCGGGAAGTGTCATGGGCTTGGAATTTCTCCACATCCAACCCACAATGGCAGCAAAAAATGTGGCAACCACAAAAAAGATGAGATTTTCCAGAAATAGATAGAGATTGGTGTTTAATGCGGTCATATCCCGTAATATGGCAGTTTTTTTATTTTTAGGCGTCCGGCTACCATTCTAAACTTAAAAAATTCTGAATTATGACTCCTGC is from Leptolyngbyaceae cyanobacterium and encodes:
- a CDS encoding ssl1498 family light-harvesting-like protein, translating into MRYTDQKGKTLNVNKHSPSDGSELIPAEVQANIGIGRDGSKLPDVPLAPGYTVDDEGINNNYAIEPDISLAEYPSPKQQRRYILWGIGAILFVALIGMIAFIAS
- a CDS encoding GerMN domain-containing protein, producing the protein MFVIRQSALIYSLITILGLSAGGKLVANAHQPKSTSQATIDRVKVSQNRVKVFFPNYSRNNTDLGHVEPVWRTTQRRDIARFAIEQLIAGPTRNEIKNGFMKPIQFRGSSNCGGDFNLSLSGGVARLKFCRTIPSAGIGDDARVKSSVDATLQQFSTVNSVIVLTKEGDCYGDMSGENFCLQRR
- a CDS encoding Hsp70 family protein — its product is MTIIAIDFGTSNTVVSTIDPVTQTPKTLRFNSISRGFETPSGQVFVVPTLVYVQKENSLVFGEQVRSQRLGYSQPQRFFQAFKRDLAADFQPPPRQIDGNSYTAELVSEAFIKEIWQQLSKENLQPDRVVFTVPVGAFERYLDWFRDVAEKLHIPEVQIVDESTAAALGYAVQRPGAVVLVVDFGGGTLDLSLVRTVAASGGKKVLKAEVIAKSDAYVGGVDIDVWIVENYLRQINSSKQEVKEIGWQNLLEVAERLKIQLSTAPEAKDSWFDDENFIAHELKLTRDELEEILESQQLLEQLREALDEVMAVGYGKGISKSDIEQVALVGGSCLIPAVQQLIISYFGRSKVKVGKPFEAIAHGALTLPQLVEVEDYLRHGYAIRLWEPQLKTYSYFPLFEKGNKYPCRREEPLVLQVALEGQREIRLDIGEIADTSQAEVTFDAQGRMTSSQLQHQSEFRSLESHHQEVCVAHLDPPGQVGIDRVEVIFEVNQGRMLLATVKDLLTGKLLVERGAIAKLQ
- a CDS encoding WD40 repeat domain-containing protein, yielding MMTDNFNLPREYDAVLGSQVAMRSDAVVLGGLAGVKRRLASPLIQQRAIAVSETGKYGQAGLELAIECLKDESEEIRKAACRVLLENTQLPGAIKALWTYRTISLNLLYAHSGYVTAIAFSQDGKYLFSAGELGNIIVYDLQQGQEIHTLKSHCTWVCSLISNLDEKTLISASYDRTISIWNWQSGEEIFRLIENPDKIPEIATHRNHPERIVSVAISGNKETLVSGTQGKKITIWNLNKQEKIRAFNLKGHHNYITKIALSPDGKILATGGSFHDRTIKLWHLETGEEIRTLQPYPGGEVTALAFTPDGQSLVSGSYDKTVKIWNWQTGEERHSLNGHKNWITSLALSLDGKIIISGSWDGTVKLWDLQTGEEIGTLGKTSSHYSNVIESVNISPNGKTVVSGDRNGIIKMWKV
- a CDS encoding bifunctional diguanylate cyclase/phosphodiesterase, producing MAVAFLGTHVPLLTLLVYFLVINSFSLNATLRILGIALIATLIGTGITLYALHKLLTPIVLTYLAQRAYINEKKLPNLPTKYTDEVGILMADTVQTITKLDEVIDHLTNYDAITSLPNRVLFAERLQQALLRTQEKNRLLAVMALKLNNFREINNGMGNSASNQLVRVVAQRLSGSISSLDLLCRISSDEFAIALTELTASEDVVSLCELLLERLALPINLNGNQITPLASIGIAIYPFDGDSPEQLLRSAHTAVDEADRTIANNYQFYSANMNSQLQERLALESHLRHALQRNELQLHYQPRVDIHNNTIVSVEALLRWQNRKLGFVSPVKFIPIAEANGLIIPIGEWVLRTACTQNKLWQEAGLEPIRVAVNLSARQLAQPNLVQLVSSILEETQLNPAYLELEVTESLMMDNVEKSMSVLQQLHELGIQLALDDFGTGYSSLNYLRRFPIDTLKIDRSFVREIVSNSHDAAVTNTIITLAKSLDLNITAEGVETKEQYEYIKAQGCHEIQGYYFSPPITSLAMTALLKKSQRWAYAGDLRSLMSS
- a CDS encoding DUF2997 domain-containing protein; protein product: MAQYQKIEYRIGADGKIIETVLNGVGASCTENTSGIESALGKVESQKLFPEYYEDEETIINEQKQSDTEM
- a CDS encoding fasciclin domain-containing protein, producing MADIVDTAVKAGSFSTLVTAIKAAELVDTLKSAGPFTVFAPTDDAFAKLPAGTVEALLKDIPKLKKILLYHVVSGKVMASDVVKIKSAKTVEGSDVKIDASSGVKVNEATVSTPDVGADNGVIHIIDTVLIPA
- a CDS encoding alpha/beta hydrolase, with the protein product MPLDPQVQVLLEQIAQLEWPSVDTLNPVQAREQFAKFRGKPLKRPKIGSVENRTIPSQGGEIPIRIYLPEGVAPFPVLVFFHGGGWVLGDLDAVDSCCRSWCKDAGCVVVSVDYRLAPEHKFPAPVEDAYAATLWVVNNASSINGDANQIAVAGDSAGGNLAAAVTLMARDRGTPALIYQVLIYPVTQYGFDTESYREYAEGYGLKKAEMVWFWHHYLAKPEDGKNPYASPLFAESLANLPPAMIMTAECDVLRDDAILYAEKLQSAGVTVQLKQYDGMIHGFLGMAPVLDGGKNAIADVAAQLRLIFH